TCCCAAATGTTCTATACCACTATCTTTGAAATTTACATTTTTATCAAGTCCTTTTGTGATGGTTTCATTTATCAAAACTTGCTTTCGTTCTTTTAAAAGACTGATAAGTTTTTCTTTTTTCTCTATGAAATTTGCTATCTGCTCGCATTTTTCATCTAAAAAATTTGCGATTTGCTCTTGCTCTTTTAAAGGTGGATATAAAATAGGGTTATCATTAACTTGACTAATAGTTATTTGTGGAATAGCTGTTTGAGTAAATTCAAATAAAAATTTTCGATATCCTGATAAAAAATAATAAACATAATAAGGATTCATTTCTTTAAATTGTTTTGAAAAAATTGTAGTTTGAGTACAGGTTGATTTTTCTTTGACTATTTTAACAGCTCCTATAGAATTTCCTCTAGCAGGTATAACAAAATCGTTAATATTTAATAGATTAATAGGATTTTTAATCCTTCCAAAAAATTTATCATCTTCTGTAGCAGAATAAATAGGAACTCCTTCATCTTTTAAATCTTGCGCCAAAATAGTTTCTCCCATATTAGAGCGATAAAAATATTTAAATTTGGATACTTCCCAATGTTGCGGAATTTCCCCAATCCATTCTATGCCACTATCTTTGAAATTTTTCATTGCATGATCTCTCTTAAAAGATCTTGCACTTCTTTTTCTAAATTTTCTAATTCATTATTTATCTCTTCTAGCTTTCTTGGTGGAGTATAGGTATAAAAGCATTTGTTAAAAAGTATTTCATAACCCACACTTGCACTATCCCACGCTACCCAAGAGTTTTTTACATAGGGTTTTACCTCTGTGTCGTAGTAGTTTTGTATGTTTGTTTTGAGTGGAATTTTTTCAGTGTTGTTGGTTTTATCGCTATCGATGATGAGATTTTCTTCGCTTTTTTTGAGCTTTACACCTAAAAATTTGATAAATTCTTCCTTGTCTTTAAAATCTTGCGGATTTTGTTCTAGCTCTTGCAGTTTTTCTAGGATTTTTTCTTTGTCTTTGAGTTTTGAAAATTTTTCATCCTCTTTTAGAAATTCTATACTTTTTGGCTTTTCTATGGTGATTTTAGTATAACCAAAATCTTCATTATCTAGCACTTTACAATCTTCATTTTCACTAAAATTTAAAAACAAATCTGTGATTTTTTCTATATGCTCTTTTGTCATTTCATTTTGTTTAGAGCCTAAAGACTTTTTCATCTTGGAAAAATACCTATCGCTTGTAGCGTTTATAAGCTGAACTTTGCCTTTTTTGTGCTCTGGCTTTTTGTTGGTGATGATCCATATAAAAGTAGGAATTCCTGTGTTGTAAAACATATTTGTAGGCAGGGCGACTATGGCTTCAAGATAGTCATTTTCTATGATATGCCTTCTTATAGCTACCATACCGCTATCTGAGTTGAAAAGCGATGAGCCATTATGCACGCTTGCGATACGAGAACCCAAAGGAGTATCTGTTTTCATCTTGCTAAGCATATTGAGTAAAAACATCATTTGCCCATCGCTTTTGCTTGTGATACCCACGCTAAATCTTGGATCATTGCAAGTTGAATTTGAGCCTTTCTTTTCTACGCCTAGAATTTTTTGATCATTTTCCCAAGACTTACCATAAGGTGGATTAGTAAGCATAAAATCAAATTTTAAATTTTGTTGATCATTGCTTAAGGTAGAGCCAAATTTTATATGATCTGGATTTTCGCCCTTTATCAGCATATCTGCTTTACATATGGCGTAGGTTTCGGGGTTTATCTCTTGTCCGTAAAGATAGATATTTGCTTTAGATTTTATCAGCCCATCGGGATCTGTGATAAATTCTTTTGACTCGGTGAGCATTCCGCCACTTCCGCAAGCATTATCATAAATAAGCCATGCTCCTTGCTTGATTTGCTCTTTTACGGGCAAAAATACAAGATGAGTCATAAGCTCTATGATCTCTCTTGGGGTGAAATGCTCTCCGGCTTCTTCGTTGTTTTCTTCGTTAAATTTACGGATGAGTTCTTCAAAAACATATCCCATGCCAAGATTGCTCAAGCCTTTATGGATAACATTTCCTTTTTCATCTAAGATATCCTCTATGCCAAAATTTACTTTAGGCGAGCAAAATCTCTCTATAACGCCAAAAAGTATGTTTGATTCTTCTAAAGTGTCGAGTTGGTTTTTGAATTTGAATTTTGAGATAATGTCTTTGATATTTTCACTGAAACAATCAAGATAATTTTCAAAATTTACTCTTATATTTTTTGGATCATTTAAAAGGGTTTGTAAGCTAAATTTAGAATAATTAAAAAAGCCTAAATTATTTCCTTGCTTTCCGCCTAGCAAGGGTTCTAAAATTTCCATTTCATCCTTGTAGGCATTATAGACTTCAAGAACTTTATCTTTTGTGGGCTCTAAGACAGCATCTACTCTTCTTATGATTGTCATGGGTAGTATAATGTCGCGGTATTTGCCCTTTACATAAATATCACGGAGTAAATCATCTACCACACTCCATATAAAATTTACAATGGTTTGAAACTGATTTGTATCCATGAAATTTCCTTAATATTTTATAAAAAAGTATTATATCAAATTATTCTAAAAAACAGATAATTTAAATAAATTATAAAAATCAAGCCCTATTTGAGCTTGATTTGAAGGGTGTGAGAGTTTTATTCGACTTCAGCGTCGATTACATCATCGTCTTTTTTCTTTTTATCATTTGCTGCATTTGGCTCATCTTTTTTATACATATTTTCAGCCAATTTATGAGAAAC
The window above is part of the Campylobacter coli genome. Proteins encoded here:
- a CDS encoding class I SAM-dependent DNA methyltransferase, translated to MDTNQFQTIVNFIWSVVDDLLRDIYVKGKYRDIILPMTIIRRVDAVLEPTKDKVLEVYNAYKDEMEILEPLLGGKQGNNLGFFNYSKFSLQTLLNDPKNIRVNFENYLDCFSENIKDIISKFKFKNQLDTLEESNILFGVIERFCSPKVNFGIEDILDEKGNVIHKGLSNLGMGYVFEELIRKFNEENNEEAGEHFTPREIIELMTHLVFLPVKEQIKQGAWLIYDNACGSGGMLTESKEFITDPDGLIKSKANIYLYGQEINPETYAICKADMLIKGENPDHIKFGSTLSNDQQNLKFDFMLTNPPYGKSWENDQKILGVEKKGSNSTCNDPRFSVGITSKSDGQMMFLLNMLSKMKTDTPLGSRIASVHNGSSLFNSDSGMVAIRRHIIENDYLEAIVALPTNMFYNTGIPTFIWIITNKKPEHKKGKVQLINATSDRYFSKMKKSLGSKQNEMTKEHIEKITDLFLNFSENEDCKVLDNEDFGYTKITIEKPKSIEFLKEDEKFSKLKDKEKILEKLQELEQNPQDFKDKEEFIKFLGVKLKKSEENLIIDSDKTNNTEKIPLKTNIQNYYDTEVKPYVKNSWVAWDSASVGYEILFNKCFYTYTPPRKLEEINNELENLEKEVQDLLREIMQ
- a CDS encoding restriction endonuclease subunit S gives rise to the protein MKNFKDSGIEWIGEIPQHWEVSKFKYFYRSNMGETILAQDLKDEGVPIYSATEDDKFFGRIKNPINLLNINDFVIPARGNSIGAVKIVKEKSTCTQTTIFSKQFKEMNPYYVYYFLSGYRKFLFEFTQTAIPQITISQVNDNPILYPPLKEQEQIANFLDEKCEQIANFIEKKEKLISLLKERKQVLINETITKGLDKNVNFKDSGIEHLGEIPKHWEIKRLATFGRFSKGGNISRQDLVESGDSALLYGDIYMNYEISTSCLDSKISKNTSLGAIPIYKGDILFAGSGETKEDIGKNIVYLGKDKAFAGGDVIIFRQKENNALYLSYALNTKYAKFCKGIESKGEIIVHIYASNLKDIRIPLPPLKEQEQIAKFLDEKCEKIDLLIEKTKKQIKLIKEYKTTLINQAVCGRINL